The Treponema primitia ZAS-1 genome has a window encoding:
- a CDS encoding putative quinol monooxygenase — protein sequence MIKVIAENRIKPENAKAAAPLFREIIAATRKEEGCIEYRLFTDPKNPEIYTFIEEWASQAVLDKHMAAEHFTRIIPKIGELSSKPLAVQVLEEFK from the coding sequence ATGATAAAGGTAATCGCAGAGAATCGTATAAAACCGGAAAACGCAAAGGCCGCTGCTCCCCTGTTCAGAGAAATTATCGCCGCAACCCGGAAGGAAGAGGGGTGTATCGAATATCGGCTTTTTACGGATCCCAAAAATCCGGAGATTTATACCTTTATCGAGGAATGGGCCAGCCAGGCCGTCCTGGATAAACATATGGCCGCGGAACACTTCACCCGGATTATCCCCAAGATTGGGGAACTGAGTTCCAAGCCCCTGGCAGTACAGGTACTTGAGGAATTTAAATAA